One window of the Populus nigra chromosome 4, ddPopNigr1.1, whole genome shotgun sequence genome contains the following:
- the LOC133691366 gene encoding uncharacterized protein LOC133691366 has protein sequence MVDAMEHRTADREMSDVTAAQQHQVPNDNNVREMLTLARQLINQGNPSQALQAVVMAMRTKGGDQAVFQSLHRARELYLNRLQESTNVDHLASLFAECAIAEAQPLQDEQTPLNGGDQSPSAVPEVHVNSILAETGRTQIVLDAFSDGSSFICLHCGGLVSNYRKDEHYAFWCG, from the exons ATGGTTGATGCCATGGAACATCGTACTGCAGACAGAGAGATGTCTGACGTTACGGCGGCGCAGCAGCATCAAGTCCCAAATGACAACAACGTTCGAGAGATGCTTACATTGGctcgccaactcatcaatcaaggCAACCCTTCTCAAGCTCTCCAAGCg GTGGTCATGGCAATGAGAACCAAAGGTGGGGATCAAGCTGTATTTCAATCCTTGCACCGTGCTCGTGAGCTGTATTTGAACAGATTGCAAGAGAGCACTAATGTTGATCATCTGGCCTCTTTGTTTGCTGAATGTGCAATTGCTGAGGCCCAGCCTTTACAAGATGAACAAACACCACTTAATGGAGGTGACCAATCACCTTCAGCTGTACCCGAAGTTCATGTAAACTCCATACTTGCAGAAACAGGCAGGACGCAAATTGTGTTGGATGCATTCTCAGATGGGAGCAGTTTCATCTGCCTTCACTGTGGTGGTCTCGTAAGTAATTATCGCAAAGACGAGCACTATGCATTCTGGTGTGGTTGA